GATCGGGCGGACAACGCTTCGGTTCCTCATCGATCGCGACCCCGATTTCGTGACCATCAAGCTCGGTGAACGCCGCCTGATGAGCGTCGCGGCGCTCGAGGCGTTCGTGAAAGCGAAGGAGGAGAAGGCGAGAGGGGAGCGGCCCGCAGCCGC
The window above is part of the Trueperaceae bacterium genome. Proteins encoded here:
- a CDS encoding helix-turn-helix domain-containing protein codes for the protein MSQVKLTRSRSKTSPSSGGSGPELLTLNEVMERLKIGRTTLRFLIDRDPDFVTIKLGERRLMSVAALEAFVKAKEEKARGERPAAA